One window of Bacillus alkalicellulosilyticus genomic DNA carries:
- a CDS encoding glycoside hydrolase family 18 protein, with protein sequence MQIHVVQPGESVFGIAQAYQSSVQDIVDANQLPVPEQLVVGQSLIIPIVGRFYWIQPGDSLYSIGQRYGIDWQTLAQVNQLDVNQPLQVGLRLYIPPRPKRTAEVNAYIEPRGDTVSPALLEEARAVAPYLTYLAPFSYEARRDGTLVPQPLTGIPEIAQQTDVALMMVVTNLEEGQFSAELGRDILQSEAVQDLLLDNVLAEARRVGFSDIHFDFEFLRPEDRTAYNNFLRKAATRIRAEGLLISSALAPKTRADQPGPWYEAHDYRTHGEIVDFVVIMTYEWGYSGGPPMAVSPIGPVEEVLQYALTEIPASKIMMGQNLYGYDWTLPFVAGGEYARAVSPQQAIELARTYNVPIQYDFTAQAPHFDYVDEQGREHKVWFEDARSIQAKFDLMNRLELRGISYWKLGLSFPQNWLLIAENFNVVKR encoded by the coding sequence ATGCAAATACATGTAGTGCAGCCAGGTGAGTCCGTATTTGGGATTGCACAAGCCTATCAGTCATCCGTACAGGACATTGTTGATGCAAATCAGCTTCCTGTCCCAGAACAACTAGTTGTCGGTCAGTCATTGATTATTCCGATTGTAGGACGGTTTTATTGGATACAACCTGGGGATTCGTTGTATAGCATCGGTCAGCGCTATGGGATTGATTGGCAAACTCTTGCTCAAGTCAACCAACTTGATGTAAATCAACCGCTTCAAGTCGGTCTTCGACTGTATATTCCACCAAGACCAAAACGAACGGCCGAAGTAAATGCTTATATTGAACCTAGAGGAGATACGGTAAGTCCAGCGCTTTTAGAAGAAGCAAGAGCAGTTGCTCCTTACTTAACCTACCTGGCGCCGTTTAGTTATGAGGCACGAAGGGATGGTACTTTAGTTCCTCAGCCGCTCACAGGAATTCCGGAAATCGCTCAACAAACTGACGTTGCTTTAATGATGGTTGTGACCAATTTAGAAGAAGGGCAGTTTAGTGCAGAGCTTGGGCGTGATATTTTGCAAAGTGAAGCGGTTCAGGATTTATTATTAGATAATGTATTAGCAGAAGCGAGAAGAGTTGGATTTAGCGACATTCATTTTGATTTTGAGTTTTTGCGTCCTGAAGATAGAACCGCATATAATAATTTTTTACGTAAAGCAGCAACTCGAATTCGAGCAGAAGGCTTATTGATTTCAAGTGCCCTCGCTCCAAAGACAAGAGCTGACCAACCAGGTCCATGGTATGAAGCGCATGACTACCGAACGCATGGAGAGATCGTTGATTTTGTAGTAATCATGACATATGAGTGGGGCTATAGTGGAGGTCCGCCAATGGCTGTGTCACCAATCGGTCCTGTCGAAGAAGTTCTTCAATATGCATTAACGGAAATTCCAGCATCAAAAATCATGATGGGTCAAAATCTTTATGGCTATGATTGGACCTTGCCATTTGTTGCAGGTGGAGAGTATGCAAGAGCGGTAAGCCCTCAACAAGCTATTGAACTTGCTCGTACTTATAATGTTCCGATTCAATATGATTTCACGGCTCAAGCTCCGCACTTTGATTATGTAGATGAACAAGGAAGAGAGCATAAAGTATGGTTTGAAGATGCGAGATCAATTCAAGCAAAGTTTGATTTGATGAATCGACTCGAGCTTCGCGGAATTAGTTATTGGAAGCTCGGACTTTCGTTCCCGCAAAACTGGTTATTGATTGCTGAGAATTTTAATGTTGTAAAAAGGTAA
- a CDS encoding 5'-3' exonuclease, which yields MEKQSLLLIDGFNLLSRGYFATAYGKSEEELTKNSQGQYTNALRVFFQKLFNLIGEHGITHVAVAWDVKREETERRIKYDFYKATRGELPDPLIQQYETCTAILEELGIYQLVTPPYEADDAIGTVATLWTKQQDRSCYIYSNDRDLLQLLSDQTSQIIASKKGETIYSLAHFKEDYAIDPMQWVDVKALLGDKSDNIPGCPGVGEKSALPLIQQYGTIEKLYEELEALDPKYNRYKKKLEAGRETAMISKELAKIVCDIPDLHELSFDTFCYQPEHPVAQDVFSKTELKIKLY from the coding sequence ATGGAAAAACAATCGTTATTACTTATAGATGGATTTAATTTATTAAGTCGAGGTTATTTTGCAACTGCTTATGGAAAGAGCGAAGAGGAACTAACTAAGAATAGTCAAGGTCAATATACCAATGCCCTTCGTGTATTCTTTCAAAAGCTATTTAACTTAATTGGTGAACATGGTATTACCCATGTAGCTGTGGCATGGGACGTCAAACGTGAAGAAACGGAACGACGTATAAAATATGATTTCTATAAAGCGACAAGAGGGGAATTACCTGACCCTCTTATTCAACAATATGAAACTTGTACAGCTATACTTGAGGAACTAGGCATTTATCAATTGGTTACGCCGCCATATGAAGCAGATGATGCGATAGGGACGGTCGCCACTCTTTGGACAAAGCAACAAGACAGAAGCTGTTATATTTACAGCAATGACCGAGACTTACTTCAATTGTTATCTGACCAAACCTCTCAAATTATTGCTAGCAAAAAAGGCGAAACGATTTATTCGTTAGCCCATTTTAAAGAGGATTATGCCATAGACCCTATGCAGTGGGTTGATGTAAAAGCTTTACTAGGGGATAAAAGTGATAATATTCCTGGTTGTCCTGGAGTCGGAGAAAAATCAGCACTTCCTTTAATTCAACAATACGGTACGATTGAAAAATTATACGAAGAGCTCGAAGCGTTGGATCCAAAGTACAATCGCTATAAAAAGAAACTAGAAGCAGGCCGTGAAACAGCGATGATTAGTAAGGAGCTTGCAAAAATAGTTTGTGACATCCCTGACTTACACGAGCTTTCTTTTGATACGTTTTGCTATCAACCAGAACATCCAGTCGCTCAGGACGTATTCTCGAAAACTGAACTAAAAATCAAATTGTATTAA
- a CDS encoding EamA family transporter: MFYYSLVVLCGAISYGLLSTFVKLSYDAGISPNEVLVGQFVIGWTLFLLIFFSQRPKRRPRKTVLSLMVVGTTISSTGIFYYLSLQTLPASIAIILLFQFTWIGIIIECIATSKLPTRKTVIAVLILLVGTVFAAGVTGTEIQHLTPMGVTLGFCAAISFSLFIFFSGKVAIFIPSVERSFYMICGALLVTLLVFPNTLFTIDGVSTTWLWYSLALGFFGIVLPTFLFAIGMPKLERGLGPIISSAELPTVVVMSILVLQESVSYWQWLGILFILLGIGYSQIPSNQIVNAKST, encoded by the coding sequence ATGTTCTATTACTCATTAGTCGTTTTATGTGGTGCGATTAGTTACGGTTTATTGTCTACCTTTGTAAAGTTGTCTTATGACGCTGGAATTTCACCAAATGAGGTTTTAGTTGGTCAATTCGTTATAGGGTGGACCCTATTTCTTTTAATTTTTTTTAGTCAACGTCCTAAACGAAGACCACGGAAAACAGTTTTATCACTAATGGTCGTTGGGACAACGATTAGCTCAACAGGTATTTTCTATTATTTATCCTTGCAAACCCTTCCCGCTTCGATTGCGATTATTTTATTATTTCAGTTCACTTGGATCGGCATCATCATTGAATGTATAGCCACTTCTAAACTACCTACTCGAAAAACGGTGATTGCTGTCCTAATTCTGTTAGTTGGAACGGTTTTTGCAGCGGGTGTTACCGGGACTGAAATACAGCATCTAACACCAATGGGAGTGACTCTTGGATTTTGTGCGGCCATCTCCTTTTCATTATTTATTTTTTTCAGCGGAAAAGTAGCTATTTTCATTCCTTCGGTCGAAAGGAGCTTTTATATGATTTGCGGGGCTTTACTAGTCACACTTCTCGTCTTCCCTAACACTCTTTTTACAATTGACGGAGTATCTACTACTTGGCTTTGGTATTCCCTTGCACTAGGCTTTTTCGGAATTGTATTGCCTACTTTCCTATTTGCGATTGGTATGCCAAAACTCGAACGAGGTCTTGGACCTATTATAAGCTCTGCAGAACTTCCTACCGTAGTCGTCATGTCGATTTTAGTATTACAGGAATCTGTGTCCTATTGGCAGTGGCTTGGAATTTTGTTTATTTTACTTGGAATCGGATACTCGCAAATTCCGTCCAATCAAATTGTAAATGCAAAGAGCACATAA
- a CDS encoding spore coat protein, whose protein sequence is MQQNIAAHEFLETQEALRSKAAQVEMYGALMGMVQDQQLKNILQNQQARTQQSFQQGLSLLQGQGVNTMNIPMPQMHVEYQPTVGIQPSQMKMAMPNPNASQMSEMTICTLVLNQHKMGSAVAMLWAGECVNPQIRSFHVQGANTCQEMAYEIWQYMNHRGYYQAPQFPEQTMNTMMQMYSPMSTHQMIPTNSQPNTLHTM, encoded by the coding sequence ATGCAACAAAACATCGCTGCACATGAATTTTTAGAAACACAAGAGGCACTTCGTTCAAAAGCAGCTCAAGTTGAAATGTATGGTGCTCTGATGGGTATGGTCCAGGACCAACAACTCAAGAACATTTTGCAAAATCAACAAGCTCGCACTCAACAATCCTTCCAACAAGGTCTTTCATTGTTACAAGGTCAGGGTGTAAATACAATGAATATCCCAATGCCGCAAATGCATGTGGAGTATCAGCCGACAGTTGGTATTCAGCCAAGCCAAATGAAGATGGCTATGCCAAACCCTAATGCGTCACAAATGTCTGAAATGACAATTTGTACATTGGTGCTAAACCAACATAAGATGGGTTCTGCTGTTGCGATGCTTTGGGCTGGGGAGTGTGTCAATCCACAGATCCGTTCGTTCCACGTACAAGGGGCGAATACTTGCCAAGAGATGGCATATGAAATATGGCAGTATATGAATCATAGAGGTTATTATCAAGCTCCACAATTTCCTGAACAAACAATGAATACGATGATGCAAATGTATTCTCCGATGAGTACTCATCAAATGATTCCAACGAATAGTCAACCAAATACGTTGCATACAATGTAA
- the adhE gene encoding bifunctional acetaldehyde-CoA/alcohol dehydrogenase encodes MALSEKDVKKQKDVTQMIDNLVSNAQKALKEFLDFDQERIDNIVKEMALAGLDQHMPLARLAVDETKRGVYEDKIIKNIFATEYVYHNIKYNKTVGIIQENEHEGMIEIAEPVGVVAGVTPVTNPTSTTMFKALIAIKTRNPIIFAFHPSAQKCSSEAARIVRDAAFLAGAPEHCVQWIEAPSIEATQQLMNHPGVALVLATGGAGMVKSAYSTGKPALGVGPGNVPCYIEKTANVKRAVNDLILSKTFDNGMICASEQAVIVDKEIYKDVKQEMIDNNCHFLTVAEKKKVEKLVINENTCAVNPNIVGMPAFEIAKMAGVTVAEDTKILVAELLTVGPEEPLSREKLSPVLAAFKVNSTEEGLERAEQMLEFGGLGHSAVLHTDDQNIMIEFGKRMKAGRLITNAPSSQGAIGDIYNAYIPSLTLGCGSYGKNSVSNNVGTANLLNIKRLSRRNVNMQWFKVPPKIYFEKHSTQYLAKMPNISRAIIITDPGMVKLGYVDKVLYYLRKRPDYVHCEIFSDVEPDPSIETVMKGAEMMRNFEPDVVIALGGGSAMDAAKGMWLFYEHPDTEFTGLKQKFLDIRKRVFKYPKLGEKAQFVAIPTTSGTGSEVTSFSVITDKQNNVKYPLADYELTPDVAIIDPQFVMTVPPSVTADTGMDVLTHALEAYVSIMANDYTDGLAMKAIQLVFEYLPRAYRNGNDEVAREKMHNASTIAGMAFANAFLGINHSLAHKLGAEFHIPHGRANTILMPHVVRYNATKPKKFTAFPKYEHFIADKRYAEIAKTLGLPAKTTEEGVESLIQAIIKMAKEIGIEMSIAGQGVDAAAFEAKVPQLADRAFEDQCTTANPKLPLVKELEEIYRQAYKGV; translated from the coding sequence ATGGCGTTATCAGAAAAAGATGTAAAAAAACAAAAAGATGTTACGCAAATGATTGACAATTTAGTGTCAAATGCACAAAAGGCACTAAAGGAGTTCTTGGATTTCGACCAAGAGAGAATTGACAATATTGTGAAGGAAATGGCATTAGCGGGCCTTGACCAACACATGCCCCTCGCTCGTCTAGCGGTAGATGAAACTAAGCGAGGAGTATATGAAGACAAAATCATTAAAAACATATTCGCAACGGAATACGTTTATCACAATATTAAATATAACAAAACCGTTGGAATTATTCAAGAAAATGAGCATGAAGGTATGATTGAAATTGCTGAACCAGTTGGAGTTGTTGCAGGGGTTACTCCAGTAACGAACCCAACATCAACAACAATGTTTAAAGCTTTAATTGCGATTAAAACACGTAACCCAATTATTTTTGCTTTCCATCCATCTGCTCAAAAATGTAGTAGTGAAGCAGCTCGAATTGTTAGAGATGCAGCGTTCTTAGCAGGTGCACCTGAACATTGTGTTCAATGGATTGAAGCTCCTTCTATTGAAGCGACTCAACAACTTATGAACCATCCAGGTGTCGCATTAGTTCTTGCAACTGGTGGAGCAGGAATGGTGAAATCTGCTTACAGCACAGGGAAGCCAGCTCTTGGAGTAGGTCCAGGGAACGTTCCTTGTTATATTGAAAAAACAGCTAATGTCAAACGAGCTGTAAATGACCTTATTTTATCTAAAACTTTCGATAACGGAATGATTTGTGCTTCTGAACAAGCCGTTATAGTGGATAAAGAGATTTATAAAGATGTGAAACAAGAAATGATTGATAACAACTGCCACTTCTTGACAGTTGCAGAGAAAAAGAAAGTCGAAAAGCTAGTTATTAACGAAAATACATGCGCAGTTAACCCGAATATCGTGGGGATGCCAGCGTTTGAAATTGCAAAAATGGCAGGAGTTACGGTAGCTGAAGATACAAAAATTCTAGTTGCTGAGTTACTTACTGTTGGACCAGAAGAGCCACTTTCTCGTGAAAAACTAAGCCCTGTTCTTGCAGCATTTAAAGTGAATAGTACAGAAGAAGGTTTAGAGCGAGCAGAGCAAATGCTTGAGTTTGGTGGTTTAGGTCACTCTGCAGTTCTTCATACTGACGACCAAAACATCATGATTGAATTTGGTAAACGTATGAAAGCGGGACGACTAATTACAAATGCGCCATCTTCTCAAGGTGCCATTGGTGATATCTATAACGCTTATATTCCTAGCTTAACGCTTGGTTGTGGTTCTTACGGTAAAAACTCTGTATCTAACAATGTAGGTACAGCAAATCTATTAAATATTAAGAGACTATCTAGAAGGAATGTTAATATGCAGTGGTTTAAAGTTCCGCCAAAAATTTATTTTGAAAAGCATTCTACACAATACCTAGCAAAAATGCCGAACATCTCTAGAGCAATTATCATTACAGACCCTGGTATGGTGAAGCTCGGATATGTTGACAAAGTCCTTTATTATTTAAGAAAACGACCTGACTATGTACATTGCGAAATCTTCTCTGATGTAGAGCCAGATCCATCTATCGAAACCGTTATGAAAGGTGCCGAAATGATGAGAAACTTTGAGCCAGATGTAGTTATCGCTCTTGGTGGAGGATCTGCGATGGATGCGGCGAAAGGAATGTGGTTGTTCTATGAGCACCCAGATACTGAGTTCACAGGTCTTAAGCAAAAGTTCTTAGACATTCGTAAGCGTGTCTTTAAATATCCGAAGCTTGGGGAAAAAGCACAATTTGTTGCGATTCCAACGACGTCTGGAACAGGTTCTGAAGTAACTTCTTTCTCTGTTATTACAGATAAGCAAAATAATGTGAAATATCCTTTAGCAGACTATGAGTTAACTCCAGACGTAGCTATCATTGACCCGCAATTTGTCATGACAGTTCCTCCTTCTGTAACAGCAGATACAGGAATGGACGTTCTGACACATGCACTTGAGGCGTATGTTTCAATCATGGCGAACGACTACACGGATGGTCTAGCGATGAAAGCCATCCAATTAGTATTCGAATATTTACCTCGGGCATACCGAAACGGAAACGATGAAGTAGCGCGTGAAAAAATGCATAATGCTTCTACCATTGCAGGAATGGCGTTTGCAAATGCATTCTTAGGAATTAACCATAGTTTAGCGCATAAATTAGGAGCGGAATTCCACATTCCACACGGTCGCGCAAACACAATTTTAATGCCGCATGTCGTTCGATACAATGCAACGAAACCTAAGAAATTTACGGCATTCCCGAAATACGAGCATTTTATTGCCGACAAACGTTATGCAGAAATTGCAAAAACACTAGGTCTACCAGCTAAAACTACCGAAGAAGGGGTAGAAAGCTTAATTCAAGCCATTATCAAAATGGCAAAAGAAATTGGAATTGAAATGAGCATCGCTGGTCAAGGTGTAGATGCAGCAGCATTTGAAGCAAAAGTACCACAACTCGCTGACCGTGCGTTTGAAGACCAATGTACAACAGCAAATCCAAAGCTTCCTTTAGTCAAAGAGCTAGAAGAGATTTACCGTCAAGCCTACAAAGGAGTATAA
- a CDS encoding alpha/beta-type small acid-soluble spore protein — MASTNKLLVPGVEQALEQMKYEIAQEFGVNIGADSTARSNGSVGGEITKRLVQQAEQTKF, encoded by the coding sequence ATGGCTAGCACAAACAAACTTCTAGTTCCTGGTGTAGAGCAAGCATTAGAGCAAATGAAGTATGAAATCGCTCAAGAGTTTGGCGTGAACATTGGAGCTGATTCAACAGCACGCTCTAACGGTTCTGTTGGTGGAGAGATTACTAAGCGCCTTGTCCAACAAGCTGAACAAACAAAATTCTAA
- a CDS encoding GDSL-type esterase/lipase family protein: protein MPINPIRYVALGDSLTEGVGAYFSSGYVFRYRHYIERMFKRPVFPTVFAKSRITSGQVLRSLAQPEIKKAIHEASVITITAGGNDLLQAYRLYKKTNDRSYVLYALSTLQKNISLIISEIHAIKANDPYYIVRLIGFYNPYPSSPYTDYWVRMSNQMLTRFSQGPVQFIDIYPEFTLYGKSVLSFGGIHPNGKGYQIIADKLHQAGYS from the coding sequence ATGCCTATAAACCCAATCCGTTATGTAGCACTTGGTGATTCTTTAACAGAAGGGGTAGGGGCTTATTTTTCAAGCGGTTATGTTTTTCGTTATCGTCACTATATCGAACGGATGTTCAAAAGACCTGTATTCCCCACTGTTTTCGCAAAATCACGGATAACCTCAGGACAAGTGTTAAGAAGTCTAGCTCAACCCGAGATTAAAAAAGCAATTCACGAAGCTTCGGTTATCACCATTACAGCCGGTGGAAATGATTTATTGCAAGCCTATCGATTGTATAAAAAAACAAATGACAGAAGTTACGTTCTTTATGCTCTAAGCACATTACAAAAAAACATTTCTTTAATTATCTCAGAAATTCATGCGATAAAAGCAAATGACCCTTATTATATTGTTCGGTTGATTGGTTTTTACAATCCGTATCCTTCCTCCCCCTACACAGATTATTGGGTAAGAATGTCCAATCAAATGCTTACAAGATTTTCACAAGGTCCGGTTCAGTTTATAGATATTTACCCTGAATTCACTTTATATGGAAAATCTGTATTATCTTTTGGTGGGATTCATCCAAATGGGAAAGGGTACCAAATCATTGCAGATAAATTACACCAAGCTGGGTATTCGTAA